In one Roseofilum casamattae BLCC-M143 genomic region, the following are encoded:
- a CDS encoding GUN4 domain-containing protein: MTEETPEAPKPEEQEQEADKSDSMPDRAIANPSARRWVRGSLLTFVQWLPLAGTGGAFLVFLVQQEWLIVLLLFPVNAVSVIWSAYSKSFLRELADIYDARGKQDAQNLIARMDRFNKSIEEVIKWRLAGVDDQYLKLQRNTCQDFTTEGFKSGLGIYTLLLNEVFVPLGLSSNFIRNMQGESWPLAPGMKWNQKQLELLQERGVEIWEILRQAEKMPLYRQLAIISWGGYGKTTLLRHITYIYSQKKEGKYRAPKLLPVLLLLRQWQSVIVKKSDLSLPQLIEEHHIPSLLDDDTLSRPRNWARNHLRNGTILVMIDGFDEVKEYWREAVSEWIGKEMNKYPQAYFILTSRPSGYNDFIPEYKLKSQLFIHPFNRHQQERFIHNWYGYQERYYRGGRDTPEVKSEAKRNADNLLQQLESRPKLNDLAKIPLLLNLIVNLHRSYPGEELPKRRSDLYRKVVELQLKDRPLFRKIELLLPADEAEHVLQRLALYMVQENKPEIDYRLLYECIKALVQSFDSSVNAKALIRQLVEVSELLVKRDDGYQFAHLSFQGYLAAKEIIRTEREKVLIENWQESWWRETILLYAAQVNPDLLLQTLINIGSFKSVTLAYDCLKETPRKVDPEIEKGLQKSEAIVIYLLLQNLEYYLRKKEWKSADEETSHIILKLGDDDNKGYLNTTDLRNFPRDELQVIDELWIKYSDGKFGFSVQQKIWLNVGGELGVHDPEIWTKYCDKIGWNNKGMMDIFSSNINWNINALKGHLPALQGVVFRELFSYRAGGGYPILFSRI, from the coding sequence ATGACTGAGGAAACGCCAGAAGCTCCAAAACCGGAAGAACAAGAACAGGAAGCAGACAAAAGTGACTCAATGCCCGATCGCGCGATCGCAAACCCCTCTGCGCGTCGATGGGTTCGAGGTTCGTTGTTGACGTTCGTGCAATGGTTGCCATTAGCGGGGACTGGCGGCGCATTCCTTGTCTTTCTCGTGCAACAAGAATGGCTGATAGTGTTACTCTTATTTCCAGTTAATGCTGTGAGCGTTATTTGGAGTGCTTATTCTAAGAGTTTTTTGAGAGAGCTAGCCGATATTTATGATGCGAGAGGAAAGCAAGATGCGCAGAATTTAATTGCTCGCATGGATCGTTTCAATAAAAGTATTGAAGAAGTGATTAAATGGCGATTAGCAGGAGTTGACGATCAATACTTGAAGTTGCAGAGAAATACCTGCCAAGACTTTACAACAGAAGGATTTAAGTCGGGATTGGGAATTTATACACTCTTGCTAAATGAAGTTTTTGTTCCCTTGGGATTAAGTAGCAATTTTATTCGGAATATGCAAGGGGAGAGTTGGCCTCTGGCTCCAGGAATGAAGTGGAATCAGAAACAACTCGAATTACTGCAAGAAAGGGGGGTAGAGATTTGGGAAATTCTCAGGCAAGCTGAGAAAATGCCACTCTATCGCCAGTTAGCGATTATTTCTTGGGGAGGATACGGGAAAACAACGCTGTTGCGCCACATCACGTATATCTATTCTCAGAAGAAAGAAGGAAAGTATAGAGCGCCGAAATTATTGCCTGTTTTGCTATTATTACGCCAATGGCAGTCTGTTATTGTCAAGAAAAGCGACTTAAGTTTACCGCAATTAATTGAAGAACATCATATTCCTAGCTTGCTGGATGATGACACATTAAGCCGGCCGCGTAACTGGGCAAGGAACCATCTGCGCAACGGCACAATACTGGTGATGATTGATGGGTTTGATGAAGTGAAGGAATACTGGCGTGAAGCAGTCAGTGAATGGATCGGGAAAGAAATGAATAAATACCCACAAGCTTATTTTATCCTAACATCTCGTCCGTCCGGATATAATGACTTTATTCCTGAATATAAACTCAAATCTCAGCTATTTATCCATCCCTTTAATCGCCATCAACAAGAGAGATTCATTCATAACTGGTACGGTTATCAAGAGAGATATTATAGAGGAGGGAGAGACACTCCAGAGGTAAAATCTGAAGCGAAGAGGAATGCGGATAATTTATTACAGCAACTAGAAAGTCGTCCAAAACTGAATGACTTAGCAAAAATCCCTCTCTTATTGAATCTAATCGTTAATCTCCACCGCTCTTATCCTGGTGAAGAATTACCAAAACGGCGCAGCGATCTCTATCGAAAAGTAGTTGAATTACAATTAAAAGATCGTCCTTTGTTTAGGAAAATAGAATTGCTGTTACCCGCTGATGAGGCAGAGCATGTGTTACAGAGATTAGCTTTGTATATGGTGCAAGAAAACAAACCAGAAATTGATTATAGATTACTGTATGAATGCATCAAAGCACTAGTACAATCTTTCGACAGTTCAGTCAATGCGAAGGCATTAATTCGACAACTGGTTGAGGTAAGTGAACTGTTGGTGAAACGCGATGATGGTTATCAATTCGCTCATTTGAGTTTTCAGGGATATTTAGCAGCAAAAGAAATTATTCGGACTGAGCGAGAGAAGGTATTAATTGAAAACTGGCAAGAGTCTTGGTGGCGAGAAACAATATTACTCTACGCAGCACAAGTGAACCCCGATCTACTTTTGCAAACGTTAATAAATATTGGTTCATTTAAGTCTGTTACTTTGGCGTATGACTGTCTCAAAGAAACCCCTCGTAAAGTCGATCCAGAAATCGAGAAAGGCTTACAAAAATCAGAAGCGATTGTAATTTATTTACTGTTACAAAATCTAGAATACTATCTAAGAAAGAAAGAGTGGAAAAGTGCAGATGAGGAAACAAGCCATATAATCCTAAAACTAGGTGACGATGACAATAAAGGCTATTTGAATACTACTGATCTACGCAACTTTCCTCGTGATGAGTTACAAGTGATAGACGAGCTTTGGATTAAGTACAGTGATGGGAAATTTGGTTTTTCAGTACAACAGAAAATTTGGCTTAACGTGGGAGGAGAATTAGGAGTGCATGACCCAGAGATTTGGACAAAATATTGCGATAAAATTGGGTGGAATAACAAAGGAATGATGGATATATTTTCCTCCAATATAAATTGGAATATCAATGCACTAAAAGGACATCTCCCGGCGCTACAGGGAGTAGTATTTAGGGAGTTATTTTCATATAGAGCTGGAGGTGGTTATCCAATTCTTTTCTCTCGAATCTAA